Below is a window of Rattus rattus isolate New Zealand chromosome X, Rrattus_CSIRO_v1, whole genome shotgun sequence DNA.
TCGGAAGGGGTTTAAGGATGGGAAGCCAGCCCTTCCCCATGGACCAGGCTTAAACTGAACAGTGACCTCATCCCAGCTCTGAGGCCTGCGGGAAGGATCAGGTTCATGTTCAGGTTCACAAGCGGCCTTGCATACAGGAACAGGGTTTGATTCAAAGCTAGCTTCATCTCCTTCCCAGAACCAGGGTCCCACTATGCTTTCAGCTTCTGTACTAAATTTACAATTGTCACCGCTGCCAGTCTTGTTAATCACCTCATCCTTTGCTCTCGACCCAAACTTAACAATggactctttcccattttctggaCTAGACTCACTGACGGTCACAGTTTTAGATTCTGTAGTGGCCTTGTCACCAGACCAGAGCCAGGACTCAATCCCTTCACCCTCATCCTTTGGCTTGGACACACGGTTTACTCCTGTTTGCATACTGTCCTTTTTTGCGGCCCAGATCAGGGACTCAAAAATTGCCTCATCTTCAGTTTCTGACCCAGTTTCGACGGTCTGTGGCCCAGCCCCTATTTTGGCCTTATCAGTCCAGAACCATGACCCAGTAGCTTTCTCTTCCTTGATTCCAGACACAGACTCAAAAGTACCCCCTTTCACTGCCTCTACACTGGCCTCTTCCTTGCCCCAGAACCAGGATCCAACTGTATCTTCATCTTCAGGTgctatcttgttttcttccttaatcTTAGCAGCTGGCTGAAACCTGTCTTCATCCCCAGCCCAAAACCAAGAACCAATAATATCTTCCTCTTCCGCTTCTGGCTTGGACTCTTCTCTGTTGGGAGCCTCTACAAcggtttcttcattttctttccagaaCCAAGAATTGAATACATTGTCCTCTAAAGTTGGTAGTTTGATTTCTTCTCCAGTCTCATCATCTATATTTCCCTCTTCTGCAGCCCAGAGCCAGGACCCTGTGATAGTCTCGGTCCTTGGGTAATTATTGGACCAGAGCCATGGATCAACagtgtcctctttctctcccagagTAGATTTCAAGCTTTCTCTATTGGTAGGATACAAACAGGGCTCTTTTGCCCAGACACACGACTTTTTGTTAGCCTCCTCGGCTTCTGCCATAGGCTTGTATCCGACACCAGCTGCATACTTCATATTGGGTTGTTCTCTGGCCCCAAACCAAGGTGATCTAATGGGTTCTTCCTCATCTTCAAGGCTAGACTTACTATTAACTTCAGCCTCCACACTATTATCTACTTTAGCCCAGAACCAGGGCCCAATTATGggctcctcctcagctcctgccATGATGTCAGAGCAAGGTTCAGTTCCTAAATCCATATGTGCCTGCTTTTCAGACCAAAACCAAGGCACAAAGATTGTTCCTTTTGTGGATGCTGACCTGGCCTGTTCCTCCATCTCAGCCTCAGTATTGacttctccagcccagaaccAGGAATCAGTAACTTCTTTTTCCCCAGACTTTGGCATCTTCTCACAACTGACTCCAACAGATCTAAGGCTTTTCTCACCAGTGCCCCAGAACCAAGATCCAAAAATAGACTCATCATCAGCCTGTAAGCTAATCTCTTCATCATCAGCCCAGAACCAGGATCCAATAGCGACCTCATCATCCTTAGCTACTGGCATAGATTTAGAAGTAGCCTTTGGCCCACTTTCCATACTGGTCTTCTTTCCAGATCCTAAACAGAAACTACTAACTTGTTCCTCCTTAGCCCTTGGTCTGGATTTAAGACCGGTCTCAGAGTCCATACTGGCTTCTTCTTCACTccagaaccaatctccaacaatAGGCTCCTCCTCTACACAAGTGGTCTTCATGCTTATCCTCTCCCCCATAGTGTTGTCCTGGGTGTTCCAGAACCAGGCCCCAACGAGGACTTCCTCCTCTGGCCTGGCTTCTTGTTTGGTACTTGCTCTGGCcttaattttgacttcttcccttggCATTGCTCTAGTTCTGGGCTCTTTCTTTGTCTTAGACTTTGAAAAGGCATTAGCTTTCTCTTCAGGCAAGAACCAGGAATCTTTCTTATTTGTATCTACAGATCCAGACGTGACATCACTATAAGCTTCTCGCTTGGCCT
It encodes the following:
- the Gprasp1 gene encoding G-protein coupled receptor-associated sorting protein 1, which encodes MTGAEVEPGAQAKAENKPGDENANAAEVEPEVPLVVRPKVRTQMMPGARPKVKPKGTPGARPKGETSSPGGAYAKCKPRSIPISRSKHDAQVWAPSKFRGESMSKMGKQCQISAADSPLVSNDSGAVAQAKCLSVDRELANMDTESIPKKASSPARFQPSFGPEEGTSMGSWYRPRPIPKGEAYENSDFKWADKSSGSSSFWNRDETSTRFRPRKSMKSNTRFRHMAKQEANTMPRHKNKQEFYNISSSDSEDESAKTPWFWAKDKPKVWSRPKEEPNTRSWFRSKKEVRVESSSGSESENHTKSLFWSGEEAKSRSKPRARKGVNMRARHQAKREAYSDVTSGSVDTNKKDSWFLPEEKANAFSKSKTKKEPRTRAMPREEVKIKARASTKQEARPEEEVLVGAWFWNTQDNTMGERISMKTTCVEEEPIVGDWFWSEEEASMDSETGLKSRPRAKEEQVSSFCLGSGKKTSMESGPKATSKSMPVAKDDEVAIGSWFWADDEEISLQADDESIFGSWFWGTGEKSLRSVGVSCEKMPKSGEKEVTDSWFWAGEVNTEAEMEEQARSASTKGTIFVPWFWSEKQAHMDLGTEPCSDIMAGAEEEPIIGPWFWAKVDNSVEAEVNSKSSLEDEEEPIRSPWFGAREQPNMKYAAGVGYKPMAEAEEANKKSCVWAKEPCLYPTNRESLKSTLGEKEDTVDPWLWSNNYPRTETITGSWLWAAEEGNIDDETGEEIKLPTLEDNVFNSWFWKENEETVVEAPNREESKPEAEEEDIIGSWFWAGDEDRFQPAAKIKEENKIAPEDEDTVGSWFWGKEEASVEAVKGGTFESVSGIKEEKATGSWFWTDKAKIGAGPQTVETGSETEDEAIFESLIWAAKKDSMQTGVNRVSKPKDEGEGIESWLWSGDKATTESKTVTVSESSPENGKESIVKFGSRAKDEVINKTGSGDNCKFSTEAESIVGPWFWEGDEASFESNPVPVCKAACEPEHEPDPSRRPQSWDEVTVQFKPGPWGRAGFPSLNPFRFPKEAASLFAEMFGGKPKLVEVGTEREPEPQFPFQYDPSYRSVREIREHLKARESAQPENWSCNCIQCELRIGSEEFEELLVMMDRNRDPFIHEISRIAMGMRGASQFTRDFIRNSGVISLIEALMNYPASRARTAFLENMIQMAPPYPDLNMIETYVCQICEDTFDYDLDSSDQLSGLTMITHLTATFDYHKVVVAYLAGFYYLLNSGNTTTRFHVLKLLLNLSESLVMTKRLLITDSVSEFMALFNREDSDENIQIILAIFENISKNIEKEALFADDEEEEEEEAVNLEPLISAFREAEKFAKELKRKTDDQKSP